A single genomic interval of halophilic archaeon DL31 harbors:
- a CDS encoding hypothetical protein (KEGG: hbo:Hbor_06210 sulfate permease-like transporter, mfs superfamily) — protein sequence MAYSSTLSFLPPVSFDRGEFTGAIGDSVTVLPIAVAIGALTELSLARMLLGFAVFQVVWGLRYGLPVSVEPMKALAALVIAGALSPNELVADVADCTQSRGRCTAPSL from the coding sequence GTGGCCTACTCATCCACGCTGTCGTTCCTACCACCGGTCTCTTTCGACCGGGGTGAATTCACGGGGGCGATAGGTGATTCGGTTACGGTCCTCCCCATCGCCGTCGCCATTGGCGCGCTGACCGAGCTCTCGCTCGCCCGAATGTTGCTGGGCTTCGCAGTGTTTCAGGTGGTCTGGGGCCTGCGTTACGGGCTCCCGGTTTCCGTCGAGCCGATGAAGGCGCTGGCGGCGCTGGTCATCGCTGGTGCGCTCTCGCCGAACGAGCTCGTCGCCGATGTGGCCGACTGCACCCAGTCGAGGGGGCGATGTACCGCACCATCTCTGTGA
- a CDS encoding oligopeptide/dipeptide ABC transporter, ATPase subunit (SMART: ATPase, AAA+ type, core~TIGRFAM: Oligopeptide/dipeptide ABC transporter, ATP-binding protein, C-terminal~KEGG: hvo:HVO_2122 putative dipeptides/oligopeptides ABC transporter ATP-binding protein~PFAM: ABC transporter-like; Oligopeptide/dipeptide ABC transporter, C-terminal): MSENTQEKGRADETPLLKVRGLKKEFSQVDGIIDRLLGAPKPVKAVRGVDFDIYEGETLGLVGESGSGKSTTARSVLRLDEPTEGIVSFEGRDLTGLSKTEMKAMRRRVQMVFQDPASSLNRRKSVGQIIRQPMEIHGLYKGERDERVDELMETVGLPPRNSNRYPHEFSGGQRQRVGLARALAVDPDFIVADEPVSALDVSIQAQMLNLLDDLQDEFDLTMLFIAHDLSVIRHICDRVAVMYLGEIVEIGPAAEIFVNPQHPYTKALLKAIPEPVPELARDRNVLEGEVPSPIEPPSGCSFHPRCPDATEECTEIHPEIEAVEGAVQGHNVSCIHVDEFVPDQGVRADAKAFDERFSIEGFDAENRGEQTESAVGGEE, translated from the coding sequence ATGTCTGAGAACACCCAGGAGAAAGGCCGTGCCGACGAGACGCCGCTGTTGAAAGTTCGCGGCCTGAAGAAGGAGTTCTCCCAGGTCGACGGCATCATCGACCGACTACTCGGCGCTCCGAAACCGGTGAAAGCCGTCCGCGGCGTCGATTTCGACATCTATGAGGGGGAGACCCTCGGCCTCGTCGGGGAGTCCGGGAGCGGGAAATCAACCACTGCCCGCTCAGTGCTCCGGCTCGACGAGCCGACCGAGGGCATCGTCTCGTTCGAGGGACGGGACCTGACAGGGCTGTCCAAAACGGAGATGAAGGCGATGCGGCGGCGGGTCCAGATGGTGTTCCAGGACCCCGCCTCCAGCCTCAATCGTCGCAAGAGCGTCGGCCAGATCATCCGCCAACCGATGGAGATTCACGGTCTCTACAAAGGTGAGCGCGACGAGCGCGTCGACGAACTGATGGAGACCGTCGGCCTGCCGCCCCGGAACAGCAACCGCTACCCCCACGAGTTCTCTGGGGGACAGCGCCAGCGCGTCGGTCTCGCCCGTGCGCTTGCGGTCGACCCGGACTTCATCGTCGCGGACGAGCCGGTCAGTGCCCTCGACGTGAGTATCCAGGCACAGATGCTCAACCTACTCGATGACCTCCAGGACGAGTTCGACCTGACGATGCTGTTCATCGCCCACGACCTGAGCGTCATCCGGCACATCTGTGACCGGGTGGCGGTGATGTATCTGGGGGAGATCGTCGAGATCGGCCCGGCAGCAGAAATCTTCGTGAACCCACAGCACCCCTACACCAAGGCGCTGTTGAAAGCGATTCCCGAACCGGTGCCCGAACTCGCACGCGACCGGAACGTGCTGGAGGGTGAGGTGCCCTCGCCAATCGAACCGCCTTCGGGCTGTTCATTCCACCCCCGCTGTCCGGACGCGACCGAGGAGTGCACCGAGATCCATCCAGAAATCGAAGCCGTGGAGGGAGCCGTCCAGGGCCACAACGTCTCCTGCATCCACGTCGACGAGTTCGTGCCGGACCAGGGGGTTCGTGCGGACGCGAAAGCGTTCGACGAGCGGTTCAGCATCGAAGGGTTCGACGCCGAGAACCGGGGTGAGCAGACGGAGTCCGCCGTCGGTGGAGAGGAGTGA
- a CDS encoding oligopeptide/dipeptide ABC transporter, ATPase subunit (SMART: ATPase, AAA+ type, core~TIGRFAM: Oligopeptide/dipeptide ABC transporter, ATP-binding protein, C-terminal~KEGG: hvo:HVO_2123 putative dipeptides/oligopeptides ABC transporter ATP-binding protein~PFAM: ABC transporter-like; Oligopeptide/dipeptide ABC transporter, C-terminal) — MSEPILEVRDLVTRFYTEAGTVKAADGSSFKIDRGETLGIVGESGSGKSVTALSVIGLIDSPGRIESGEIRYKGEELREKTEAEMRKIRGNEIAMVFQDPMTSLNPVYTVGQQIRRVIRTHQDLSKEAIKSRAIELMADVGIPEPETRVDDYPHQFSGGMRQRALLAMAISCDPDLLIADEPTTALDVTIETQIFNVLDDLQEKYGMSIMLITHDLGVVAGTCDSVAVAYAGRIVERGGVDELFANPRHPYTRGLMRSIPRLRADTDRLTPIEGDVPNLTSLPPGCSFHPRCPHATKECEEYNPEIREVEPGREAACLHARGYGAIPSLGDRYSGEEEPGDGPAVADGGTNDV, encoded by the coding sequence ATGAGTGAGCCCATCCTCGAAGTGCGTGATCTCGTCACGCGTTTCTACACGGAGGCGGGGACGGTCAAAGCCGCCGACGGCTCGTCGTTCAAAATCGACCGGGGCGAGACCCTCGGTATCGTCGGCGAGTCCGGAAGCGGGAAATCCGTCACTGCGCTCTCAGTGATAGGGCTCATCGACAGCCCCGGCCGAATCGAGAGCGGGGAGATCCGGTACAAGGGGGAGGAGCTTCGCGAGAAGACCGAGGCCGAGATGCGGAAGATCCGCGGCAACGAGATCGCGATGGTGTTCCAGGACCCGATGACCAGCCTCAACCCGGTGTACACCGTCGGCCAACAGATTCGGCGGGTGATTCGGACGCATCAGGATCTCTCGAAGGAAGCCATCAAATCCCGAGCGATCGAACTGATGGCTGACGTGGGGATTCCCGAGCCTGAGACTCGGGTCGACGATTATCCCCACCAGTTCTCCGGCGGGATGCGCCAGCGCGCGCTGCTCGCAATGGCCATCTCCTGTGACCCGGATTTACTTATCGCCGACGAGCCCACCACGGCGCTCGACGTGACCATCGAGACGCAGATTTTCAATGTGCTCGATGACCTCCAGGAGAAATACGGGATGAGCATCATGCTCATCACCCACGACCTCGGTGTCGTCGCCGGCACGTGTGACAGCGTGGCGGTTGCCTACGCAGGCCGCATCGTCGAGCGTGGTGGCGTCGACGAGCTGTTCGCGAACCCACGCCATCCCTACACTCGCGGGCTGATGCGCTCGATCCCGCGGCTCCGGGCCGACACCGACCGGCTGACGCCCATCGAAGGGGACGTGCCGAACCTCACGTCGCTCCCGCCGGGCTGTTCGTTCCACCCACGGTGTCCACACGCCACCAAGGAGTGTGAGGAGTACAACCCCGAGATCCGGGAGGTCGAACCCGGGCGCGAGGCGGCCTGCCTCCATGCCCGGGGCTACGGCGCGATTCCCTCTCTGGGTGACCGGTACTCTGGCGAGGAGGAACCGGGCGACGGCCCCGCAGTCGCCGACGGAGGTACCAACGATGTCTGA
- a CDS encoding ABC-type transporter, integral membrane subunit (PFAM: Binding-protein-dependent transport systems inner membrane component~KEGG: hvo:HVO_2124 putative dipeptides/oligopeptides ABC transporter permease): MRTDTAEDGSPVAGADAEEPAAEFDAGQAPVEHRSQLEMFWREFRQNKLSIIGGGLIVLMVIIGALAPVVAPHDPIEQFDAPEGEHNPMPPGSEMIVTNNNGEEVGTITAYLGTDNHGRDILSRSIFGLRTLLTVSLGVVLFAMLIGVTAGAIAGYYGDTWIDEIIMRFMDIMFSFPSLILAIAVLGVLGVGTTEFGEFVLPNLLKIIIVIGVVYIPSFARVMRGSVLKEMEEDYVDAAKSLGASDAHILVKDIAVNTIPTVVVQGTLYMGTAALASASLSFLGLGIQPPKASLGLMLSNARGYLYSGEWWFSVVPGIVIVFAILGFNLLGDGLRDALDPHHTEEAEG, encoded by the coding sequence ATGCGTACTGACACTGCTGAGGACGGCTCGCCGGTGGCGGGCGCTGACGCTGAGGAACCGGCGGCCGAGTTCGACGCCGGCCAGGCGCCGGTCGAACATCGTTCCCAGTTGGAGATGTTTTGGCGGGAGTTCCGGCAGAATAAGCTCTCGATCATTGGGGGCGGTCTCATCGTGCTGATGGTAATCATCGGCGCCCTCGCACCGGTCGTCGCGCCGCATGACCCTATCGAACAGTTCGACGCGCCCGAAGGCGAGCACAACCCAATGCCTCCGGGGTCGGAGATGATCGTAACCAACAACAACGGCGAGGAGGTCGGGACGATAACCGCCTATCTCGGCACAGACAACCATGGCCGTGATATCCTCTCACGCTCCATCTTCGGCTTGCGAACACTGCTGACGGTGTCGCTCGGCGTCGTGCTGTTTGCGATGCTCATTGGCGTGACCGCCGGCGCGATCGCGGGCTACTACGGCGACACGTGGATCGACGAGATCATCATGCGGTTCATGGACATCATGTTCTCGTTCCCGAGCCTCATCCTCGCCATCGCGGTGCTGGGGGTGCTCGGCGTCGGGACGACTGAATTCGGGGAGTTCGTCCTGCCGAACCTCCTCAAGATCATCATCGTCATCGGTGTCGTCTACATCCCGAGTTTCGCACGAGTCATGCGTGGCTCGGTCCTGAAAGAGATGGAGGAGGATTACGTCGACGCCGCCAAATCCCTCGGTGCCAGCGACGCACACATTCTCGTGAAAGATATCGCCGTCAACACCATTCCGACCGTCGTCGTACAGGGAACGCTCTACATGGGAACCGCCGCACTTGCGAGCGCCTCGCTTTCTTTCCTGGGGCTGGGAATCCAGCCACCAAAGGCGAGTCTGGGGCTGATGCTCTCGAACGCGCGGGGCTACCTCTACAGCGGAGAATGGTGGTTCTCGGTGGTTCCGGGCATCGTCATCGTGTTCGCCATCCTCGGGTTCAACCTACTCGGGGACGGGCTGCGTGACGCACTCGACCCGCACCACACGGAGGAGGCCGAAGGATGA
- a CDS encoding ABC-type transporter, integral membrane subunit (PFAM: Binding-protein-dependent transport systems inner membrane component~KEGG: hvo:HVO_2125 putative dipeptides/oligopeptides ABC transporter permease) has product MSMLRYVTKRLLLTIPVLFGVSLIVFGLVHLSPGGPVRVMLGPLQNEELVREIRAELGLTQPLYVQYGTWLWDAMQGDFGTSWTVKQGVPVTTIIAERLPLTLELSILSMILAVAIAIPAGIVSAVRQDEVADHTARIAALAGISVPNFWLGIILIMIFAVHFSQPWGTGGWTPPWVDLVENIQGLILPTIALGTAYSALIMRMMRSEMLDTLNKDYIKTARAMGIGSYEIVVKDAAKNALIPVITVIGVGLGNLMNGAIVTETVFSLPGIGTLLITAINRRDFRVIQALILFISIVFVFSNLVVDMLYAYLDPRIRYGGGD; this is encoded by the coding sequence ATGAGCATGCTGCGGTACGTGACGAAACGGCTACTCCTGACCATCCCGGTGTTGTTCGGCGTGAGTCTCATCGTCTTCGGCCTCGTGCATCTCTCACCCGGTGGTCCAGTCAGAGTGATGCTGGGCCCGCTCCAGAACGAGGAGCTGGTCAGAGAGATTAGGGCCGAGCTCGGGCTCACGCAGCCGCTCTACGTCCAGTACGGGACGTGGCTCTGGGACGCCATGCAGGGGGACTTCGGAACGTCGTGGACGGTTAAACAAGGCGTTCCCGTGACCACGATTATCGCCGAGCGCCTGCCGCTGACGCTCGAACTCTCGATTCTCAGCATGATCCTCGCCGTGGCTATCGCCATCCCTGCCGGGATCGTCAGCGCCGTCCGACAGGATGAAGTGGCCGATCACACGGCGCGCATCGCCGCGCTCGCGGGCATCTCAGTGCCCAACTTCTGGCTCGGTATCATCCTCATCATGATCTTCGCCGTCCACTTTTCACAGCCGTGGGGGACTGGTGGCTGGACGCCGCCGTGGGTCGACCTGGTCGAGAACATCCAGGGGCTGATACTGCCGACCATCGCGCTCGGTACGGCCTACTCCGCGCTCATCATGCGGATGATGCGCTCGGAGATGCTCGACACGCTCAACAAGGACTACATCAAGACCGCCCGCGCCATGGGGATCGGCAGCTACGAGATCGTGGTGAAAGACGCTGCCAAGAATGCGCTCATCCCCGTCATTACCGTCATCGGCGTCGGGCTGGGCAACCTGATGAACGGGGCCATCGTCACCGAGACGGTGTTCTCGCTGCCCGGTATCGGGACACTGCTGATCACTGCGATCAACCGCCGCGATTTCCGGGTCATTCAGGCGTTAATCCTGTTCATCTCCATCGTGTTTGTCTTCTCGAACCTGGTGGTGGACATGCTCTACGCCTATCTCGACCCGCGAATCCGCTACGGAGGGGGTGACTGA
- a CDS encoding ABC-type transporter, periplasmic subunit (PFAM: Bacterial extracellular solute-binding protein, family 5~KEGG: hvo:HVO_2126 putative dipeptides/oligopeptides ABC transporter periplasmic substrate-binding protein) — translation MTDDLIEIDMDRREFMAVAGALGSASLAGCTGNDGGEDGGTGSDGGTDGGGGGGGGEQDIRLNVAISAEVWNFDPALWTDTATSTVGQLIYDEPVELTPDEELAPGLVEKVPKPKNDGKAYEYTLREGLTFHNGDDVTVEDFKYSVDWILNEENNSPIRGRIPFVTDTEIVGDRTLRLNLEKPFATLNWWLTRGLEGIVPKGSRESVEEGKGPSGVSTNLTNDPSGVGTGPFKFVEWNSGTNVLLERFDDHWRDDLGNIAEINFEFVGENSARLAGLRSGETDLTDKVPPKDFQSLKDQDGITAESVPGNLTQILYLNVMSDGPMGNVHNRRALLFAIDAEEILDEIFYGQGVVQKGPWYPNSEWTSPKLKDMQLYDPEKAREELEMAGNPDGFEMEIVATSGSWFKDEAVIIQSQLADIGVDVTVTALDKSALFNQVYGTNEWDAAMEDWGQSIPVATYWLDAGYADNNHNHNNWHHASEDLDDKYRPSGPPAPEDAEGDWSNGHEWYVNRLKEAQAATSEKKQKEIVFELEEYVTENAIQIDIAYVNSLAAWQNEVDGFEMGTFTNLFREITKEGGE, via the coding sequence ATGACTGACGATCTCATTGAGATCGACATGGACCGACGTGAGTTCATGGCGGTTGCAGGAGCCCTCGGGAGCGCGTCGCTCGCGGGCTGTACTGGCAACGACGGCGGAGAAGACGGCGGAACCGGCAGCGACGGCGGAACCGACGGTGGCGGGGGCGGCGGCGGCGGCGAACAAGACATTCGGCTGAACGTTGCCATCTCCGCCGAGGTCTGGAACTTCGATCCGGCGCTGTGGACAGACACTGCGACGAGCACGGTTGGTCAGCTCATCTACGACGAGCCAGTCGAACTCACGCCCGACGAGGAACTCGCCCCCGGGTTGGTCGAGAAAGTACCTAAGCCAAAGAACGACGGAAAAGCCTACGAGTACACGCTGCGCGAAGGACTCACGTTCCACAATGGCGACGACGTGACCGTCGAGGACTTCAAATACAGCGTCGACTGGATTCTGAACGAGGAGAACAACTCTCCCATTCGCGGCCGGATTCCGTTCGTCACCGACACGGAGATCGTGGGTGACCGGACGCTGCGGCTGAACCTCGAGAAGCCATTCGCGACGCTGAACTGGTGGCTCACACGAGGTCTCGAAGGTATCGTGCCCAAGGGCTCCCGCGAAAGCGTTGAGGAAGGGAAGGGGCCAAGCGGCGTCTCAACCAACCTGACGAACGACCCCAGTGGTGTCGGGACGGGGCCGTTCAAGTTCGTCGAGTGGAACAGTGGGACCAACGTCCTGCTCGAACGGTTCGACGACCACTGGCGTGACGACCTCGGGAACATTGCCGAGATTAATTTCGAGTTCGTCGGCGAGAACTCCGCGCGGCTCGCGGGGCTCCGGAGTGGAGAGACCGACCTGACCGATAAGGTCCCGCCCAAAGACTTCCAGAGCCTCAAAGATCAAGATGGCATCACTGCAGAGAGCGTTCCCGGCAACCTCACGCAGATCCTTTACCTCAACGTGATGAGCGACGGACCGATGGGGAACGTCCACAACCGCCGTGCGCTGTTGTTCGCCATCGACGCCGAGGAGATTCTCGACGAAATCTTCTACGGCCAGGGCGTCGTCCAGAAGGGGCCCTGGTACCCCAACAGCGAGTGGACCTCGCCGAAGCTGAAGGACATGCAGCTCTACGACCCGGAGAAAGCACGGGAGGAACTGGAGATGGCGGGGAACCCCGACGGGTTCGAGATGGAGATCGTCGCCACCTCCGGCTCGTGGTTCAAGGACGAAGCAGTGATCATCCAGAGCCAGCTGGCGGACATCGGTGTCGACGTCACGGTGACGGCTCTGGACAAGTCCGCGTTGTTCAATCAGGTGTACGGCACCAACGAATGGGACGCCGCGATGGAGGACTGGGGACAGTCTATCCCGGTTGCGACCTACTGGCTCGACGCCGGCTACGCCGACAACAACCACAACCACAATAACTGGCACCACGCCTCTGAGGATCTGGACGATAAGTACCGGCCGAGCGGCCCGCCCGCGCCGGAAGATGCCGAGGGTGACTGGTCCAACGGCCACGAATGGTACGTCAACCGGCTCAAAGAGGCCCAGGCAGCGACCAGTGAGAAGAAACAGAAGGAGATCGTCTTCGAGCTCGAGGAGTACGTGACGGAGAACGCAATCCAGATCGACATCGCGTACGTCAACTCCCTCGCAGCGTGGCAGAACGAGGTCGACGGATTCGAAATGGGGACGTTCACGAACCTCTTCCGCGAGATCACCAAAGAAGGAGGCGAGTAA
- a CDS encoding cyclase/dehydrase (PFAM: Streptomyces cyclase/dehydrase~KEGG: hbo:Hbor_22440 polyketide cyclase / dehydrase and lipid transport), which translates to MERLIVETVVYRPVEEVYELLLDFPRYGRYSDYLDAVETLDPGDDEQARYALRFAWWKLSYTARSAVTETVPNERIEWTIIDTFEAGGRWVVEEHETLPEDAPDWAETATTVRFEASWNPNSVDDSIIDLPRMVSLDWVITKVKPIVDKEAERIVRRAVADLEGRTRQVDLTVETEHVDT; encoded by the coding sequence ATGGAACGGCTCATCGTCGAGACGGTCGTCTACCGGCCCGTCGAGGAAGTGTACGAGCTCCTCCTCGATTTTCCGCGGTACGGGCGCTACTCCGACTATCTGGACGCTGTGGAGACGCTCGACCCCGGCGACGACGAACAGGCGCGCTACGCACTCCGGTTCGCGTGGTGGAAACTCAGCTACACCGCTCGTTCGGCAGTGACCGAGACGGTCCCCAACGAGCGCATCGAGTGGACCATCATCGACACGTTCGAAGCCGGTGGGCGCTGGGTAGTCGAGGAACACGAGACGCTCCCCGAGGATGCTCCAGACTGGGCCGAGACAGCGACGACTGTCAGGTTCGAAGCCTCCTGGAACCCCAACTCGGTCGACGACAGCATCATCGACCTGCCCCGGATGGTCTCGCTGGACTGGGTCATCACGAAGGTCAAACCCATCGTCGACAAGGAGGCAGAACGGATCGTCAGGCGCGCGGTTGCGGACCTCGAGGGGCGAACGCGACAGGTCGACCTCACCGTTGAGACCGAGCACGTCGACACGTAG
- a CDS encoding TrkA-N domain protein (PFAM: Regulator of K+ conductance, N-terminal; Regulator of K+ conductance, C-terminal~KEGG: hbo:Hbor_22420 k+ transporter, NAD-binding component) → MIIVGAGQVGESIAADLHETHEVVIVEQDPERVEELNYSLDVLAIQGDGASVETLEEAGIADADMVIASTDTDETNIVICSTVKAISEAFTVARVKDTEYLRTWERSKTAFGIDFMVCTYLLAAESIVQVAGMPAARDVDTFADGRVQMAEFNVGSGSPIANQTISAADNYDSLTFAAIVRGDEMHIPSGDTGIEPEDRLVVIGTPRSVQAFAGDVSPDEPTGDTGEVVIIGGSTIGYHVARLLEERGVSPRVIEQDSERARWLAEKLPGTMVLETDATDIEFLEREHIGEADVVVAALDSDEKNLLASLLAKRVGTERTVAVIDQSEYVGLFEAVGIDVGVNPREVVAEEITRFTRAGGAENVALVESGRAEVLEVEVDDASVLANRPIKESVPELPEGVVIGAITRDGEYVVPRGETVVQVGDHVVVFLDAAHSEEVPAML, encoded by the coding sequence GTGATTATCGTCGGGGCCGGGCAGGTAGGCGAGAGTATCGCCGCCGACCTGCACGAAACCCACGAAGTCGTCATCGTCGAGCAGGACCCCGAGCGGGTCGAGGAGCTCAACTACAGCCTTGACGTGCTCGCGATTCAGGGCGACGGCGCCAGCGTCGAGACACTCGAGGAGGCTGGCATCGCCGACGCGGACATGGTCATCGCGTCGACCGACACCGACGAGACAAACATCGTCATCTGCTCCACGGTGAAAGCCATCTCGGAGGCGTTCACGGTTGCCCGCGTCAAGGACACCGAGTACCTCCGGACGTGGGAGCGCTCGAAGACGGCGTTCGGCATCGACTTCATGGTCTGTACGTACCTGCTGGCCGCCGAATCCATCGTCCAGGTCGCAGGAATGCCCGCTGCGCGTGACGTGGATACGTTCGCCGACGGTCGGGTCCAGATGGCAGAGTTCAATGTCGGCTCGGGCTCACCCATCGCGAACCAGACCATCTCGGCGGCCGACAACTACGACTCGCTGACCTTCGCCGCCATCGTCCGGGGCGATGAGATGCACATCCCAAGTGGCGACACCGGCATCGAACCAGAAGACCGGCTGGTCGTCATCGGAACTCCCCGGAGCGTCCAGGCGTTCGCTGGCGACGTCTCACCTGATGAGCCAACGGGCGATACCGGGGAAGTCGTCATCATCGGCGGCAGCACCATCGGCTATCACGTCGCTCGGTTGCTGGAAGAGCGTGGCGTCTCCCCCCGGGTTATCGAACAGGACAGCGAGCGCGCCCGCTGGCTGGCCGAGAAGCTGCCGGGAACGATGGTGCTCGAGACAGACGCCACCGATATCGAGTTCCTCGAACGCGAGCATATCGGCGAGGCCGATGTGGTGGTCGCAGCACTCGACTCCGACGAGAAGAACCTCCTCGCCTCCCTGCTCGCCAAACGAGTCGGCACCGAGCGTACTGTCGCCGTCATCGACCAGTCGGAGTACGTTGGCCTGTTCGAGGCCGTCGGCATCGACGTGGGGGTCAACCCCCGCGAGGTTGTCGCCGAGGAGATTACCCGGTTCACCCGAGCGGGGGGCGCAGAGAACGTCGCGCTGGTCGAGAGCGGTCGCGCGGAGGTGCTGGAAGTGGAGGTGGACGACGCGAGTGTGCTCGCGAACCGGCCCATCAAAGAGTCCGTCCCGGAACTGCCGGAGGGGGTCGTCATCGGCGCCATCACCCGCGACGGGGAGTACGTGGTCCCCCGGGGTGAAACCGTCGTTCAGGTGGGCGACCACGTGGTGGTGTTCCTCGACGCGGCACACTCTGAGGAAGTGCCAGCGATGCTGTAG